In the bacterium genome, CGCGGCAAAGTGCACCACGGTGTCCGCGCCTTTCATCGCCTCGCGGACAGTCGCGGGGTCGCAAATATCGCCATGTATAAATGCGTAGTTCGGATGCTTGGCGATCGCCTCAAGATTTTCCAAATGTCCGGCGTACGTCAGTTTATCAAGATTGACAATCTTGTCCTCGGGGTGGTGCTTCATCCAGTAATGGATGAAGTTGCTCCCGATAAACCCTGCACCACCCGTAACAAGTATTTTCTTTTCTTTTTTTGTCGCCATCAACGTGTTCATAAACACAAGTATGACCTCATACGTGGTGCGGGGTAAATCCAGCTCCGCCGGTAACTAAAAGTTTCATATGGTTTTTGTTGTCATTCTGAGTACAGCGAAGGATCTCCGGAGATTCTTCCTCGCTTATGGCGAGTCAGAATGACCGTGTGTACATATAACTATGCCACCACGGATGCGGTTTTCCCCTTCCGCACCAGTTCCCGCGCATGTGCAATCATAAGCGCAAGGAAATACACGTGCTGCCACATAGTAAAAAATTCATAGCGGAACGGGGTAGTTTCCTTGAAACCGTGGAGTAAATACAGCCGCGGAATGCGCCAGAACAAAAAACCAAAAATAACGCGCAAACGGTAATAGATGCCCCAGCGGAAAAACGATGCCCATGAATCAAACGCCAATGTCTCAAACTCCCAGCGGGTATATTTTTTTTGATATTGCCAGTAGTTCCTGACGCGCTCCGACGAAATCCGGAAATCGTAAAAACTTTTCGTGGTGCCGACCCGATACTTCGTTTTGTCATACACGATATGATCGTGCACTTTCCCCTTAAAAAACGCGCCGGTTTTCCGGTTAAACAGTCGCAACTGATACGCGGGGTACACCGAGGCGTACTTCACGAGCTTGTCATCAATAAAAATCCTGCTCGGCATACGGTATAGGAGATACGAGGGGTTGGGGTTCTCCACGATACTGCGGATTTCTTCAGCGGTATCGGGCAAGAGCGCATCGTCGGCGTCCATAAAAAAATACCAATCGTATGTCGCCGCGGCCATGTTCCGCATACGCACATTCGCCTTGTCCTTCACACAGGGCAAGTTCGGCTCGTCGGAATCATATTGCTTAATGATTTTCGCGCCGTATCTCCGCGCAACTTCAAGCGTATCATCAGTGCTGTTGCCGTCGCACACAATAATCTCGGCAAAATCCTTAAATGATTCAAGACACCGGCCAAGCGTTTTGCCGGCATTCAGCGTCAGGACTCCTACTGAACATGGGATTTTCTTAGAGCTCATAGTGTATAAAGTATTGTGTATC is a window encoding:
- a CDS encoding glycosyltransferase family 2 protein, which gives rise to MSSKKIPCSVGVLTLNAGKTLGRCLESFKDFAEIIVCDGNSTDDTLEVARRYGAKIIKQYDSDEPNLPCVKDKANVRMRNMAAATYDWYFFMDADDALLPDTAEEIRSIVENPNPSYLLYRMPSRIFIDDKLVKYASVYPAYQLRLFNRKTGAFFKGKVHDHIVYDKTKYRVGTTKSFYDFRISSERVRNYWQYQKKYTRWEFETLAFDSWASFFRWGIYYRLRVIFGFLFWRIPRLYLLHGFKETTPFRYEFFTMWQHVYFLALMIAHARELVRKGKTASVVA